The following are from one region of the Capsicum annuum cultivar UCD-10X-F1 chromosome 1, UCD10Xv1.1, whole genome shotgun sequence genome:
- the LOC124897251 gene encoding uncharacterized protein LOC124897251, protein MTKSYSKTEFHNLMEKGETFDVRVKNYLKLAGYDKWARSYASIHRGWTLTSNIAESIDAALQQALYSFTDLIGKFQQILQQNKAECTRMKENTYAEMVKYICKTVSDITLQKNTYAEMVIPSSEYIYTVHDKEKHFIICLKEKHVLAMHFS, encoded by the exons atgacaaaatcatattcaaagactGAATTTCACAATTTAATGGAGAAGGGGGAGACATTTGATGTTAGAGTGAAGAATTACTTGAAATTAGCGGGATATGATAAGTGGGCTAGGTCATATGCATCAATTCATAGGGGATGGACTTTGACATCAAACATTGCCGAGTCAATTGATGCTGCACT ACAACAGGCACTGTATTCTTTTACGGATCTTATTGGTAAATTTCAACAAATTCTTCAACAAAATAAAGCGGAGTGTACGCGTATGAAG GAAAATACATATGCTGAGATGGTTAAATATATTTGCAAAACTGTTTCTGACATAACCTtgcagaaaaatacatatgctgagATG GTAATACCTTCATCAGAGTATATTTATACAGTCCACGACAAGGAGAAACATTTTATTATTTGTCTTAAGGAAAAACATGTTCTTGCAATGCATTTTAGCTGA